GCAGACCTCCTCTTTCCCTCCACCGCAACATCTTTCTCCATTTTGATGGCCTCAGACACGGGCTCCTTCTTCTCTACCTTCTTTCTCCTCTCTTTACTCTCTTTCTCGTGCTGCTTTTCCTCAATCTCACATTTCTCCACGCCAGTTTCCACCTCAGCAGCGGCCTGCTCGTGTTTGGAGAACTTGCTCTCAGCCTTGCAGGGCGCAGCAGCTGCAGTGGGTTTGGGGATCCACGGATGATCTCCTTTCTTCGGAATGGGCCAGGGTTTGTAGTCTTTTTGATACTGGGTCTCGTTGATAAAGGGGGTCTTTGATGGCTGATACTGGTTTCTGGGTTTGCAGCTGCGCTCTGGACGGACGCTCCAGGCTTTGAAATCCTCGCGCATCACCGACGCGCCGGAGCCGTCTTGAGATGCTGCTGCTGCGGCATCCGCGGCGCCGTGAGTCGCTCTGCTCGACACCTCCTGATGGGCGCTATGAGCGAGCTGAGATTCTGTAGCCACCGGCTTCTGTGATAATACCGGTTTGGGCTGGGGGTGTAAATGTTGCACCTCGGCCACGTCTGAATATTTGGTGAAAACCAAAGGCACTGCAATGTCACCTTTGTCCAGCTCGCTCCAGAAGCGGTTGATGCAGCAAGCCCTGGTGATACAGGGCCATGCCATGATCGATAACGGCGAGGCGAAAGCTTAAAATTGGAGAGAAACGATCCCGAAATTAGGAATAGGACGTCTCAGATCGAATTCACAATCAAGCCGACGATGTTCCTCTATTTAAATTCTCCTTGCGATGCAAAAAAATCCTTCCAGAATCTCGAAATTCCCTGTTTTCGCAGCGCACGCGCTTGCGCACTCCTCTCGACAGCGGCGATGTGATTGTTTTCTGTCAGTTACAGATGGAAACGAAAAATCTCAATGTTAAAAAAACAGGACACCTGCAGACTTCATTAGCAGCTGTATGACCAGACACCGCCCCGGTTTTCTCGTGCTTCTGGTGGTCTGCGGAGTGAACTGTCACCTGCAGCCGTTAGCGTCTGGTCAGCTTCGGGTGGAGACGCCGCTCATTTAACCATTTCAACACTGACAcgcacacatcacacacacacacacacacacacacccatccaCCCACTGCTCCTCCATCTCTGCCTACACATGCTACTGGGTTCTGGAACTTGTTGATTTTAATGAAACCTTTAATTGGTGAACTTTAAAAACACAATGCTATACAACTGGTATATTTGATCAACATTTGATCAATATTAgtgatgtattattaatattggcTGATCTTGTGTACAATACTTTCCCCATAATATAGGCTACTCATACATATTAGAAAATTTGAAAGCACATTAAATGGAGGACGTGTTTTAAATACAGTGcacagcatatataagtacacccctcacaaatatatctattaaattcatatttttattaggaagctataATTAAAAGTGGTCATGCCTTTTGCCCATCATGGCCCATGATCATTTCCTGCTTCTTATCatactattttataactgtaacaagaggcaattcaatcatatttttacgttaaaacagctatcataacattatttatcagattgtggacctttttggaagctatggaaattaaaaatgtaaaacaggaaataaattaggaccactgttattgtttacattcctcaaaatggtctatacaatattatatttgtgcatatacattagattagttagtactgaagccaaatctggagcttatctaacaaaataacttacgataacagtccaaaactagtacagcctaatttatatgttatagaaaaatattaaatacaaatgtaaaataaaataggaaaaatcaagagaagcaaaagacattgaaaaatgttgttgaatatatgttgtaattttttttgcaataatttgcttgaatttaattgtattttcttaatatttctaaatatgtttggtgactaaaatattattttaataaatatatctgattaataaatctgttttgtttaattgcacTAAAGTACatcgcctatattcactgaggaatggataaaaatattcattttcaaaatggggtgtcctcaattatgctgagcactgtaaaatacGTTTTAAAGATAAAACATCTAAATGTGGATAAAATAATGTTTCATCATCACTGAGTGGCagatatgactgataaatttgcTAAAATGGAGCAACATGACCtgtaaatattaacataataatgatCTCACACAGACATATTAGGATCACAACAATAAAGATCATCATTATGACCAATTGTCATCTCCTGAAAACTGTTATTAGATCTTCACATTTGAGAAACAGTCTCATGCAGTCTCttcattaacattaaattatttatgaattattaattaattaattaatatatctaCTAATTGTTTTGATCCTTAAAATcttttaatgtcatcaaatgattattGACCTGAACTGTTTTTGCATTCAATAACTTTCCAGCATTTCCTCTGCAGTCATTATTTTAGGCTGTGTGgtttttaataatagtaaaacataaaacacatttttattacagCTTTTAAACGAATATGTTTAATTAGTTCATCCAAATGGACTCTTCTTAATTTGATTTGTAAAGTGTTTGTAAGATATTTTATAAAAGCTAAAATGTCACACGTGTGAATGCATGTATAGTAGTTGAGTGAACATGGACCCACCCTGCATAAATCAATGAAAGAAGCTGCACCCACTGTCTTTTGTTGTATTGCATCCTGCATGTGTCCAACAGACCATCTAGTGGTGTGTGTGATTAAAGCAGTATgtgctgtgcatgtgtgtgttatattGTGTAACTCATAGGGTGGGGCTTTCCGGCATGGTCAGATCAATCCACTGATGCCACTGTGATCTGCCTCCTACTGAATGTTGCATGGAAAGCAATGCCTCACCCCAATTAAAATATCAGGCAgaaatttcaaaagcaaaattaAACGTGACAGAAGTTAATAAAATCCTGACATCAGAAACCTTAGATGCCTCTAATGGAGTATTTGGATGAGAGGATGTAGCATGCACATGGCTGTTCAGCATACACAAATTTCCACTGTTTTGCATTTCCCTGAAATCAGTGGGATGATAAGACAATGTTTTACCTGCTTTAATTCACATGATCATAGATACAAATTGAGTCTCcctgtgtgttttttattgtgtcagcagaattaaataaacaaagaactTTGCTGTCGTAGATTCTATAatggatattttgaaaaattatctACACTCTTTTTTTGAATtatgagcaagatgctaatggtctaatccatttcaataatgtatgctaagctaagctaaaagtgcttctccatgaatacattaaaaatggTTCAATTAAACTGTTTAACATTACGGGGctagtaaaatgagcctattttgtggagtggagtgttcctttaagagaaACGAATACTTACAAATGCTGCTCCCTTGAGGAGCAGAGTGGAAACGACTGCAAAGAGCAAAATACAAAGACTAACT
This genomic interval from Danio aesculapii chromosome 15, fDanAes4.1, whole genome shotgun sequence contains the following:
- the map6b gene encoding microtubule-associated protein 6 isoform X1; its protein translation is MAWPCITRACCINRFWSELDKGDIAVPLVFTKYSDVAEVQHLHPQPKPVLSQKPVATESQLAHSAHQEVSSRATHGAADAAAAASQDGSGASVMREDFKAWSVRPERSCKPRNQYQPSKTPFINETQYQKDYKPWPIPKKGDHPWIPKPTAAAAPCKAESKFSKHEQAAAEVETGVEKCEIEEKQHEKESKERRKKVEKKEPVSEAIKMEKDVAVEGKRRSAADALNRQIKQEVTSGSSYRREFKAYRDVKPVKPIKAKSQYKLLVGEKTNLETSYSATFKGEQAKPQTTDNKLMEHRRIRSLYSEPSKESSKVERHNLSLTKPKKTPSHSKTVKKAKEKPVAGSQPAKKKTSVSNQEPKPEGGVTKKSKEMINRLAEAKD
- the map6b gene encoding microtubule-associated protein 6 isoform X2, whose protein sequence is MAWPCITRACCINRFWSELDKGDIAVPLVFTKYSDVAEVQHLHPQPKPVLSQKPVATESQLAHSAHQEVSSRATHGAADAAAAASQDGSGASVMREDFKAWSVRPERSCKPRNQYQPSKTPFINETQYQKDYKPWPIPKKGDHPWIPKPTAAAAPCKAESKFSKHEQAAAEVETGVEKCEIEEKQHEKESKERRKKVEKKEPVSEAIKMEKDVAVEGKRRSAADALNRQIKQEVTSGSSYRREFKAYRDVKPVKPIKAKSQYKLLVGEKTNLETSYSATFKGEQAKPQTTDNKLMEHRRIRSLYSEPSKESSKDGSDSDSSSVQ